A stretch of Pseudolysobacter antarcticus DNA encodes these proteins:
- a CDS encoding sigma-70 family RNA polymerase sigma factor — MIDQPSKPAADAAQHADAMRRFNQSVLPHLDAAHNLARWLTGHASDAQDVTQEALLRAFRFIDGFHGSDARAWLLTIVRHAAYSWLERHRPQQLAAVPETALDAAEQSGAIEPAPSPENILSDQHAHALLLELMNELPLPFREVLVLRELEELSYREIAAVTDLPIGTVMSRLARARLQLRAAWTRRGLEETSHGL, encoded by the coding sequence ATGATCGATCAACCGTCGAAACCCGCAGCGGATGCCGCACAGCACGCCGATGCGATGCGCCGCTTCAACCAAAGCGTGCTACCGCATCTCGATGCGGCGCACAACCTTGCGCGCTGGTTGACCGGTCATGCCAGCGACGCGCAGGACGTGACGCAGGAAGCGCTGTTGCGCGCGTTTCGTTTTATCGACGGTTTTCACGGCAGCGATGCACGCGCGTGGTTGCTCACGATCGTGCGACATGCGGCGTACAGCTGGCTCGAACGGCATCGTCCGCAACAACTCGCGGCGGTGCCGGAAACCGCGCTGGATGCTGCCGAGCAGAGTGGTGCGATCGAACCAGCGCCGAGTCCGGAAAATATACTGAGCGATCAACACGCGCATGCGCTGCTGCTCGAATTGATGAATGAATTGCCGTTGCCGTTTCGCGAGGTGCTGGTGTTGCGCGAATTGGAAGAACTGAGCTATCGCGAGATCGCTGCGGTCACCGACTTGCCGATCGGCACGGTGATGTCGCGGCTTGCACGTGCGCGTCTGCAACTGCGCGCGGCATGGACGCGGCGCGGACTCGAGGAGACAAGTCATGGACTGTAA
- the nadD gene encoding nicotinate-nucleotide adenylyltransferase — protein sequence MSAQRPLALLGGTFDPIHLGHLRVAWEAAEALDADVHLLLAHEPPHRPAPVASVEQRVAILRAALAGQQRLHIDLRELRRTGPSYSIDTLIEVRAEIGPQRSLILLLGADAFAGLPGWHRWQELFDLAHIVVLTRPGVAAALGAELQTQVLAHEVDTAQILATRTAGAIFHLPVTPLDISATQIRQLLRDGHEPRYLLPDVLLADPSLLDAYRLGAGN from the coding sequence GTGAGCGCGCAGCGGCCTCTCGCCTTGCTCGGCGGTACGTTCGATCCGATCCATCTTGGCCACCTGCGCGTGGCGTGGGAGGCCGCCGAGGCGCTTGATGCCGATGTGCATCTGCTGCTCGCGCATGAGCCGCCGCATCGGCCCGCGCCCGTCGCGAGTGTCGAGCAACGGGTTGCTATTTTGCGCGCCGCGCTTGCGGGGCAGCAACGACTGCACATCGATCTGCGCGAGCTGCGTCGTACTGGGCCGTCGTATAGCATCGATACGCTGATCGAAGTGCGTGCCGAGATCGGTCCGCAACGCAGCCTGATCCTGCTGCTCGGCGCCGATGCGTTTGCCGGATTGCCGGGCTGGCATCGCTGGCAGGAATTGTTCGATCTGGCGCATATCGTCGTGCTCACGCGCCCTGGCGTGGCCGCGGCGCTCGGCGCGGAGCTGCAAACGCAAGTGCTGGCGCACGAGGTGGATACGGCGCAAATCCTCGCGACGCGCACGGCCGGCGCGATATTCCATTTGCCGGTCACGCCTCTGGATATTTCCGCCACGCAGATCCGTCAATTGCTGCGCGATGGCCACGAACCGCGCTATTTGCTGCCCGATGTTTTGCTGGCCGATCCGAGCTTGCTCGACGCCTATCGGCTCGGCGCCGGCAATTAG
- a CDS encoding metallophosphoesterase family protein has translation MNHPINRRQFLEIAALGGVVFASGLTGIARAASQDFYFVQLSDVHWGFTDAKINPEFATSLQRSIAAVNKLKPAPDFVVFTGDLTQVTDDPVERRRRMHEFREIARTLKCKDVRYLPGEHDATADKGEAYQEFFGALHYSFDHKGIHFVVIDNVTNAALGIAPAQLEWLAADLTKHPKNTPIVVLTHRPLFDLMPSWDWATRNGDKVIEMLMPFANVTVFYGHIHQLHEHATGHIKHYAAESLMWPLPVAGSVPKKAAIAWDATQPFKDLGYREIATNRGKDGIALKIKEDPLA, from the coding sequence ATGAATCACCCGATCAATCGTCGCCAGTTTCTTGAAATCGCCGCACTAGGCGGTGTGGTATTCGCCTCCGGTCTGACCGGCATCGCGCGCGCCGCATCGCAGGATTTTTATTTCGTGCAGTTGTCGGATGTGCATTGGGGCTTTACCGATGCCAAGATCAACCCCGAATTCGCGACCAGCCTGCAGCGTTCGATCGCTGCGGTGAACAAGCTAAAACCGGCGCCGGATTTTGTCGTGTTCACCGGCGATCTCACGCAGGTCACGGATGACCCGGTCGAGCGTCGGCGCCGCATGCACGAGTTTCGCGAGATCGCACGCACGCTCAAATGCAAGGACGTACGCTACCTGCCCGGCGAGCACGACGCGACCGCCGACAAAGGCGAGGCCTATCAGGAATTTTTCGGCGCGTTGCACTATAGCTTCGATCACAAAGGCATCCATTTTGTCGTGATCGACAACGTCACCAATGCGGCGCTCGGCATCGCGCCGGCACAGCTCGAATGGCTCGCGGCGGACCTTACCAAACATCCGAAAAATACGCCGATCGTTGTGCTCACGCATCGCCCTTTGTTCGACCTCATGCCGTCGTGGGATTGGGCCACACGCAACGGCGACAAGGTCATCGAAATGCTCATGCCATTCGCCAACGTCACCGTGTTCTACGGTCATATCCATCAACTGCACGAACACGCCACGGGACACATCAAGCACTATGCCGCGGAGTCGTTGATGTGGCCGCTGCCGGTGGCGGGATCGGTGCCAAAAAAGGCCGCGATTGCGTGGGATGCGACGCAACCGTTCAAGGATCTCGGTTATCGCGAAATCGCGACGAATCGCGGCAAGGACGGGATCGCACTGAAGATCAAGGAAGATCCGCTGGCATAA
- the rlmH gene encoding 23S rRNA (pseudouridine(1915)-N(3))-methyltransferase RlmH has translation MRARLISIGERMPAWVAAGVAEYSKRLSHDLPLDVIEIALGARGKGRDLARAISDEGAAMLAAIPKGAHVIALDGRGSVWSSEHLAEQLARWRMLGQDLVFLIGGPDGLAPDALARANQRWSLGPLTLPHPIVRIVLAEQLYRAVSQLGNHPYHRGG, from the coding sequence ATGCGCGCCCGCCTGATCTCCATCGGTGAACGCATGCCAGCGTGGGTTGCCGCAGGTGTGGCCGAATACAGCAAACGCCTCAGTCATGATCTGCCGCTCGATGTAATCGAGATCGCGCTAGGCGCACGCGGCAAAGGCCGCGACCTCGCACGTGCGATTAGCGACGAAGGCGCAGCGATGCTTGCGGCGATTCCGAAAGGCGCACATGTGATCGCGCTCGATGGTCGTGGCAGTGTCTGGAGCAGCGAGCATCTTGCCGAACAACTCGCACGCTGGCGCATGCTCGGCCAGGATCTCGTATTTCTGATCGGCGGCCCCGATGGTCTGGCACCCGATGCACTGGCGCGCGCCAATCAGCGTTGGTCGCTCGGTCCGCTGACCTTGCCGCATCCGATCGTGCGCATCGTGCTGGCCGAACAGTTGTATCGCGCCGTGAGCCAGCTCGGCAATCATCCGTATCATCGCGGCGGCTGA
- the rsfS gene encoding ribosome silencing factor, whose protein sequence is MKAPVDQAEHLRLQVIKAVEDLKAKDVREIDVRGKTSVTDLMVIASGTSSRHVRSIADEVLKLAKQIGVVPIGVEGQREAEWVLVDLGDIVVHVMLPRVREFYALERLWTVGDDMPESAALN, encoded by the coding sequence ATCAAGGCGCCTGTCGACCAGGCCGAGCATCTGCGATTGCAGGTCATCAAGGCGGTGGAAGATCTCAAAGCGAAAGACGTGCGTGAGATCGATGTACGCGGCAAAACATCCGTCACCGATCTCATGGTGATCGCGAGCGGCACATCCAGCCGACACGTGCGCTCCATCGCCGATGAAGTGCTCAAGCTCGCCAAGCAGATTGGCGTGGTGCCGATCGGCGTGGAAGGTCAGCGCGAAGCCGAATGGGTACTCGTCGATCTCGGCGACATCGTTGTGCATGTGATGCTGCCGAGAGTGCGCGAGTTTTACGCGCTGGAACGTCTGTGGACGGTTGGCGACGATATGCCGGAATCTGCTGCGTTGAATTGA
- the lptE gene encoding LPS assembly lipoprotein LptE → MLKNLSLLSLLALTLVGCGFQLRGEAQLPPGMQRVIVVSADAFSPLKRNLEDSLRRSGATVEEKSGDGIAELKLPVVTISPEVSSVGIAQHVREFVMVYHVELEVVNSEGKIIVPKQTVELTRDFTFDDTQALGIGVEQDELKRQMQRDMVQSVMRRIEAVGKSAAAH, encoded by the coding sequence ATGTTGAAAAATCTCTCGTTGTTGTCCCTGTTGGCGCTGACCTTGGTCGGCTGCGGATTTCAGCTGCGCGGCGAGGCTCAATTGCCACCGGGCATGCAGCGCGTGATTGTGGTATCGGCGGATGCGTTCAGTCCGCTCAAGCGCAACCTCGAAGATTCGTTGCGGCGCTCGGGTGCCACGGTCGAAGAAAAATCCGGCGACGGCATCGCCGAGCTCAAGTTACCGGTCGTCACGATCAGCCCGGAAGTCTCATCTGTCGGCATCGCCCAGCACGTGCGCGAATTCGTTATGGTCTATCACGTCGAGCTTGAAGTCGTGAACTCCGAAGGCAAGATCATCGTGCCGAAACAGACCGTCGAACTCACGCGTGACTTCACGTTCGACGACACTCAGGCGCTTGGCATCGGCGTCGAACAGGACGAGCTCAAACGCCAGATGCAACGCGATATGGTGCAGTCGGTGATGCGCCGCATCGAAGCCGTCGGCAAGTCTGCTGCTGCGCATTGA
- the holA gene encoding DNA polymerase III subunit delta — protein MSISLAQLHKHLTGDTLRPIYLLAGEEHLLLLEAADAIRVRARALGFTEREVIDLEANGDWNELSMAASAMSLFATRKVIDLRLPSGKPGKDGAAAIIEYCENPPPDTVLLITSTQWSKAHETAWVAALEKAGLFVPCWPIKLGELPAWIEQRMASRGLNANRDAAALLAERVEGNLLAAAQEIDKLVLLRGPGTIDVAAMEDLVADSARFDAFKLTDAACSGDGERCLRILAGLRAEGEQVPPLLGWILNQLQLLARLSAQSANLSAAFSSERVWPARQGMYRKALGRSDRSHWERCLRQATRIDRISKGRGAGDAWLELERLLVAMAQPRAARLLAS, from the coding sequence ATGTCGATCAGCCTCGCACAACTTCATAAACACCTGACTGGCGACACGTTGCGCCCGATATATCTGCTCGCCGGCGAGGAGCACTTGCTGTTGCTCGAAGCCGCCGATGCGATTCGCGTGCGCGCGCGTGCACTCGGATTCACCGAGCGCGAGGTGATCGATCTCGAAGCCAACGGCGACTGGAATGAGCTCAGCATGGCCGCATCGGCGATGTCGTTGTTCGCCACGCGCAAGGTCATCGACCTGCGCCTGCCCAGCGGCAAACCCGGCAAGGATGGCGCTGCGGCAATTATCGAATATTGCGAAAATCCGCCGCCCGATACTGTCTTGCTGATCACCAGCACGCAGTGGAGCAAGGCGCATGAAACGGCGTGGGTCGCGGCGCTTGAAAAGGCCGGTTTGTTCGTGCCGTGCTGGCCGATCAAACTCGGTGAATTGCCGGCATGGATCGAGCAGCGTATGGCGTCGCGCGGCCTCAACGCGAATCGCGATGCGGCGGCGTTATTGGCCGAGCGCGTCGAAGGAAATCTGCTCGCGGCCGCACAGGAAATCGACAAGCTCGTATTGCTGCGCGGGCCGGGTACGATCGACGTTGCGGCGATGGAAGATTTGGTCGCCGACAGCGCGCGTTTTGATGCGTTCAAGCTCACCGATGCCGCGTGCAGCGGCGACGGCGAACGTTGCCTGCGCATCCTTGCCGGCTTGCGTGCCGAGGGCGAACAAGTACCGCCGCTGCTCGGCTGGATCTTGAATCAACTGCAACTGCTGGCGCGTTTATCGGCACAATCGGCCAATCTTTCCGCAGCGTTTAGTAGCGAGCGTGTCTGGCCCGCGCGGCAAGGCATGTACCGCAAGGCGCTCGGCCGCAGTGATCGCAGCCATTGGGAACGCTGCCTGCGCCAGGCCACGCGTATCGATCGCATCAGCAAGGGCCGCGGCGCGGGTGATGCATGGCTAGAACTCGAACGTCTGCTCGTGGCGATGGCACAGCCGCGCGCGGCGCGACTGCTCGCCAGTTGA